A genome region from Candidatus Omnitrophota bacterium includes the following:
- a CDS encoding UDP-N-acetylmuramoyl-tripeptide--D-alanyl-D-alanine ligase produces the protein MYNTKDILEATGGQSMNSGHKGVFSHISTDTRKIEKGSLFIAVKGPNFDGHDFIGEAARKGAAGAVVSRDVPSPEAGFSVILVKDTVKALGGIAKFHRSRFDIPVIALTGSNGKTTTKDMLALILSAKYKVLKNEGTENNFIGVPLTLLKLNERDEIAVIELGTNHPGEIGYLADIIQPNCGMILNAGPSHLEFFGSVDNVRKEKLDLIKRVGEAGSAVVNGDDEMLVITTRKMCDEVVTFGFNEDCDFTAGNVRESGCGINFALNDTYLVKLRMLGRHNVQNASAAIAAASLYGIETKSAVKALEDFALPKLRMEYGKCEGIDFIFDCYNSNPASLNSAIVTLRDMEPYKRKVLVAGDMLELGEAGPELHREAGRFAAKSKINLLVSVGTLSGYILEGAQEEGIGGMSLLRFANSVEAAKALKNILKQGDLVLVKGSRGMKMEEIKKCFTTCSTR, from the coding sequence TTGTATAACACAAAAGATATCTTAGAGGCGACAGGCGGGCAATCGATGAACAGCGGCCATAAGGGCGTGTTTTCGCATATCTCGACCGACACGAGGAAGATAGAAAAGGGTTCGCTCTTCATAGCGGTAAAAGGGCCTAACTTTGACGGCCATGATTTCATAGGTGAAGCCGCCAGGAAGGGAGCCGCCGGGGCGGTGGTAAGCCGCGATGTGCCCTCCCCTGAAGCCGGTTTCTCGGTAATACTCGTAAAGGATACCGTCAAGGCGTTGGGCGGTATCGCGAAGTTCCACCGCAGCAGGTTCGATATCCCGGTGATCGCGCTGACCGGCTCGAACGGGAAGACGACCACGAAGGATATGCTGGCGCTTATCCTGTCCGCCAAATACAAAGTCCTGAAGAACGAAGGGACGGAGAACAATTTCATCGGCGTCCCCCTTACGCTTCTGAAATTGAACGAGAGGGATGAGATAGCGGTGATAGAGCTGGGGACGAACCACCCGGGGGAGATAGGATACCTGGCCGACATCATCCAGCCGAATTGCGGGATGATATTGAATGCGGGGCCGTCGCATCTGGAATTCTTCGGTTCGGTAGATAACGTCAGGAAGGAGAAGCTCGACCTTATAAAAAGGGTCGGAGAGGCCGGCTCGGCTGTGGTCAATGGTGATGACGAAATGCTCGTCATCACCACCAGGAAGATGTGCGATGAGGTCGTGACCTTCGGTTTCAACGAGGATTGCGATTTCACGGCCGGGAACGTCCGGGAGAGCGGCTGCGGGATAAATTTCGCGCTCAACGATACGTATCTCGTAAAACTCAGGATGCTCGGCAGGCATAACGTCCAGAACGCGTCCGCTGCGATCGCAGCGGCCTCGTTATACGGGATAGAGACGAAGTCCGCGGTAAAGGCTCTTGAGGATTTCGCCCTGCCGAAGCTCAGGATGGAATACGGGAAATGCGAGGGTATAGATTTCATATTCGACTGTTATAATTCCAACCCCGCTTCGTTGAATAGCGCCATCGTGACGCTGCGGGATATGGAGCCGTATAAGAGGAAGGTGCTCGTGGCCGGAGACATGCTCGAGCTGGGCGAAGCCGGGCCGGAGCTCCATCGCGAGGCCGGCAGGTTCGCGGCAAAGTCCAAGATAAACCTTTTAGTGAGTGTGGGCACGCTCTCCGGGTATATCCTGGAGGGCGCACAGGAGGAGGGCATCGGCGGTATGTCCCTCCTCCGTTTTGCCAATTCGGTAGAGGCCGCGAAGGCCTTGAAAAATATATTGAAACAAGGGGATCTGGTGCTGGTCAAAGGTTCGCGCGGCATGAAAATGGAGGAGATCAAAAAGTGTTTTACCACCTGCTCTACCCGCTGA
- the mraY gene encoding phospho-N-acetylmuramoyl-pentapeptide-transferase, with protein MFYHLLYPLKDLFFGFNVFKYITFRAAAAAITSFLICMVVGPFIIEKLREFKIGQVVRTPDDAKGIYEMHKSKAGTPTMGGLLIVTAVVLSTLLWGDLTNKYVLLSLVSMIWLCVVGFLDDYLKLRLMKSKGLTARSKFIGQIMLGFLIGLYVYCDPHISKNLDVPFLKNAAVNLGIFYILFTTVVIVGASNAVNLTDGLDGLAVGCTVIVALTYTVFSYITGNAKISEYLNIMFIPGAGELTVFCAAILGAGLGFLWFNSFPATVFMGDTGSLALGGAIGIVATFTKKELLLLVVGGIFVFEALSVILQVASFKLLKKRIFLMAPIHHHFQMKGWSETKVVIRFWIIGIILALFSLSTLKLR; from the coding sequence GTGTTTTACCACCTGCTCTACCCGCTGAAAGACCTGTTCTTCGGTTTCAACGTATTCAAGTACATCACTTTCCGCGCCGCCGCCGCAGCTATCACCTCATTCCTCATCTGCATGGTAGTGGGGCCGTTCATCATCGAAAAGCTCCGCGAATTCAAGATAGGGCAGGTAGTCCGCACTCCTGACGACGCCAAGGGAATTTACGAGATGCATAAGAGCAAGGCCGGGACGCCGACAATGGGCGGGCTCCTGATAGTCACCGCCGTGGTCCTCTCGACGCTGCTCTGGGGCGACCTGACGAACAAGTACGTCCTCCTGTCGCTCGTGTCGATGATCTGGCTTTGCGTCGTCGGTTTCCTCGACGATTACCTTAAATTAAGGCTGATGAAGTCCAAGGGGCTTACCGCGAGGTCGAAGTTCATAGGCCAGATAATGCTCGGTTTCCTGATAGGGCTTTACGTATATTGTGACCCGCATATCAGCAAGAACCTCGATGTGCCGTTCCTGAAGAACGCGGCGGTAAACCTCGGCATATTCTATATATTGTTTACCACGGTGGTCATAGTCGGCGCCTCGAACGCGGTCAACCTGACCGACGGGCTTGACGGGCTCGCGGTAGGCTGCACCGTGATAGTCGCGCTCACCTATACCGTTTTTAGCTATATCACAGGCAACGCCAAGATAAGCGAATACCTTAATATCATGTTCATTCCCGGCGCCGGCGAATTGACCGTCTTCTGCGCGGCGATACTCGGGGCCGGACTGGGTTTTCTCTGGTTCAATTCGTTCCCGGCGACGGTCTTCATGGGGGATACCGGCTCGCTGGCGCTCGGCGGGGCTATAGGCATCGTGGCGACGTTCACAAAGAAGGAACTGCTCCTCCTTGTCGTGGGAGGGATATTCGTATTTGAGGCGCTTTCGGTCATCCTCCAGGTCGCGTCGTTCAAACTGCTCAAGAAGAGGATATTCCTCATGGCGCCGATACACCATCATTTCCAGATGAAGGGGTGGTCGGAGACTAAAGTGGTCATAAGGTTCTGGATAATAGGTATAATACTGGCGCTCTTTAGCCTCTCGACATTAAAACTTAGATGA
- the murD gene encoding UDP-N-acetylmuramoyl-L-alanine--D-glutamate ligase, which yields MKTFRGKKVTVAGLAKSGMAAAFLLKSLGAKVWATDSGDSQKLREAKGLLEWKGIKVELGRHTPEFVEGKDLIVISPGVPEDSQVLKWAAEYKVPVIGEVELGYLCCKAAVVAVTGTNGKSTTTTLIGEILKKGGKRAVVCGNIGNPFCGEIAKVKKNSVVVLEVSSFQLGSIKTFRPHVAVMLNISQNHFDRHPDLRSYISAKARIFGNQEKGDWAVLNYDDPLVRKLKEKTKAKALLFSRKNKRTAAFFEDGSVFIGRGGKAQRICGASELKIKGTHNIENILACLCVASIFGISPKKIKEALVGFKGLEHRFEHVKTVGGVEFINDSKGTTVLATMMALESCVKPVILIAGGHDKGSDFRKARRVVGAKVKKLVLIGEAKEKIRDHLMGAAPYIFAETMEDAVKKSFGEAEEGDCVLLSPMCASFDMFRNFEERGRVFKEIIRALKEER from the coding sequence ATGAAGACATTCAGGGGGAAAAAAGTAACGGTGGCAGGGCTCGCGAAAAGCGGGATGGCAGCGGCATTCCTGCTCAAGTCGCTCGGCGCGAAAGTCTGGGCCACCGATTCCGGGGACTCGCAGAAATTAAGGGAAGCGAAGGGCCTACTCGAGTGGAAAGGGATAAAAGTCGAGCTCGGGCGGCATACGCCTGAATTCGTGGAAGGAAAAGACCTTATCGTGATAAGCCCGGGAGTACCTGAGGACTCGCAGGTATTGAAATGGGCGGCGGAGTATAAAGTCCCGGTAATAGGCGAAGTAGAGCTTGGCTATCTCTGCTGCAAGGCGGCTGTAGTCGCGGTCACCGGGACGAACGGGAAATCGACTACCACGACGCTGATAGGGGAGATATTAAAAAAGGGCGGCAAGCGCGCGGTCGTCTGCGGCAACATCGGGAACCCGTTCTGCGGCGAGATAGCGAAGGTCAAGAAGAACTCTGTCGTCGTCCTCGAGGTCAGCTCGTTCCAGCTCGGGAGCATAAAGACGTTCAGGCCGCACGTCGCCGTAATGTTGAATATTTCGCAGAACCATTTCGACAGGCATCCGGACCTCCGCTCTTATATCAGCGCGAAGGCGCGCATATTCGGGAACCAGGAGAAAGGGGACTGGGCGGTATTGAATTACGACGACCCGCTGGTAAGGAAGCTTAAGGAGAAGACGAAGGCGAAGGCGCTCTTATTCTCGCGGAAGAATAAGAGGACGGCGGCCTTCTTCGAGGACGGCTCGGTCTTTATCGGCCGCGGCGGGAAGGCGCAGAGAATATGCGGCGCATCGGAACTTAAGATAAAGGGGACGCATAATATCGAGAACATCCTCGCCTGCCTCTGTGTCGCCTCGATCTTCGGGATAAGCCCGAAGAAGATAAAAGAAGCGCTGGTGGGTTTCAAGGGGTTAGAGCACAGGTTCGAGCACGTTAAGACGGTCGGCGGCGTGGAGTTCATAAACGACTCCAAGGGGACTACGGTCCTGGCGACGATGATGGCGCTTGAGTCCTGCGTAAAACCGGTCATACTTATCGCCGGAGGCCACGACAAGGGAAGCGATTTCCGGAAGGCGCGCCGGGTCGTGGGCGCGAAGGTCAAGAAGCTTGTCCTGATAGGCGAGGCGAAAGAGAAGATAAGGGACCATCTTATGGGCGCGGCCCCGTATATATTCGCGGAGACGATGGAAGACGCGGTGAAGAAGTCGTTCGGCGAGGCGGAAGAAGGCGATTGCGTACTCCTTTCGCCGATGTGCGCGAGTTTCGACATGTTCAGGAATTTCGAGGAGCGGGGTCGTGTGTTCAAGGAGATAATCCGCGCGCTCAAAGAGGAGAGATAA
- a CDS encoding UDP-N-acetylmuramoyl-L-alanyl-D-glutamate--2,6-diaminopimelate ligase, with the protein MKLKDLLKDVEYKVQSEFPRGLDIDIKGVSSDSKTIGKDCLFIAVSGTNFDGHKFANEAADKGASAVVLEKDTALPEGVARIFVRDSRAAAPKIANNFFGRPIEKLTCIGITGTNGKTTISYLMDSIVSAAGHKAGIIGTISYRIGKRLIPATNTTPGPVELYGFMGEMARNGSDHLVMEVSSHALDQNRVGGIDFSAAIFTNLTGDHLDYHKTFDGYFRAKSRLFEGLKDCAYAVINIDDEWGKKLVKVSKGKVVTYGTKLVADYLASDIKLSLDGTRFAVNSPKGDLKVDSKLIGLHNVYNMTAAAACGMSLGFSSGEVKRGLENLTTIPGRLEPVDCGQPFKIFVDYAHTDDALFNVLSALKPLIGKKIIVVFGCGGDRDRTKRPRMGKVASEMADLVIVTSDNPRSEEPEAIIAEITAGISKKNYKAVTDRSKAIEEALSAAREGDCVLIAGKGHETYQVLKNTTVAFDDREIAKKICITQKIS; encoded by the coding sequence ATGAAACTAAAAGACCTGTTAAAAGATGTGGAATATAAGGTGCAGTCTGAGTTCCCGCGCGGCCTCGATATCGATATTAAAGGGGTCTCCAGCGATTCCAAGACTATAGGGAAAGACTGCCTTTTTATCGCGGTCTCCGGCACGAACTTCGACGGCCATAAGTTCGCGAATGAGGCCGCTGACAAAGGCGCCTCTGCCGTCGTCCTGGAAAAAGATACGGCGCTTCCCGAGGGTGTCGCGAGGATATTCGTAAGGGATTCGAGGGCCGCGGCGCCGAAGATAGCCAATAATTTCTTCGGCAGGCCTATCGAGAAACTGACCTGCATCGGGATAACCGGCACAAACGGCAAGACGACGATATCGTATCTGATGGATTCCATCGTTTCGGCCGCGGGCCACAAGGCCGGCATCATAGGGACTATAAGTTACAGGATAGGAAAGCGCCTCATACCCGCGACGAACACAACGCCCGGGCCTGTCGAACTCTACGGTTTCATGGGCGAGATGGCAAGGAACGGCAGCGATCACCTCGTGATGGAGGTCTCGTCGCACGCCCTCGACCAGAACAGGGTAGGCGGCATAGATTTCTCCGCGGCTATATTCACTAACCTTACCGGAGACCACCTTGATTACCATAAGACGTTCGACGGATATTTCAGGGCGAAGTCCCGCCTCTTTGAAGGGCTTAAGGACTGCGCGTATGCCGTGATAAACATAGACGATGAGTGGGGCAAAAAACTGGTCAAGGTCTCAAAAGGGAAGGTCGTGACATACGGGACGAAACTCGTCGCCGATTATCTCGCTTCCGATATAAAGCTTTCGCTGGACGGGACGAGGTTCGCGGTCAATTCGCCGAAAGGGGACCTGAAGGTGGATTCGAAACTTATCGGCCTGCACAACGTCTATAATATGACCGCCGCTGCCGCCTGCGGCATGAGCCTCGGTTTTTCCTCCGGCGAGGTAAAGCGTGGGTTAGAGAACCTCACGACCATCCCTGGCAGGCTCGAGCCGGTCGACTGCGGCCAGCCTTTCAAGATATTTGTGGATTACGCGCATACGGACGATGCGTTATTCAATGTCCTCTCCGCGTTAAAACCCCTTATCGGCAAGAAGATAATCGTGGTATTCGGCTGCGGCGGGGACCGCGACAGGACGAAACGCCCGCGGATGGGTAAGGTGGCGAGCGAGATGGCGGATCTCGTCATCGTGACATCCGATAACCCGCGCAGCGAAGAGCCGGAGGCGATAATTGCCGAGATAACCGCCGGGATATCAAAGAAGAATTACAAAGCGGTAACGGACAGGTCGAAAGCCATAGAGGAGGCGCTTTCCGCGGCAAGGGAAGGGGATTGCGTCCTTATAGCCGGCAAAGGCCATGAGACTTACCAGGTATTGAAGAATACGACCGTGGCGTTCGATGACAGGGAGATCGCGAAAAAGATTTGTATAACACAAAAGATATCTTAG